Proteins from a genomic interval of Spea bombifrons isolate aSpeBom1 chromosome 4, aSpeBom1.2.pri, whole genome shotgun sequence:
- the FAM107B gene encoding protein FAM107B isoform X2 has protein sequence MSMLFWFTEKAGNLPVDSEYLDPYLGINSIMAEPDYMESDNPELIKPHKLINPVKISRNHQDLHRELLMNQKRGLSPQNKPELQKVMEKRKRDQVIKQQKEQAEQKKTEFEIELQKRHQMLEELEMEKNKTEEQENKPEFLKVKGNLKRTNQEANSS, from the exons ATGTCTATGCTGTTTTGGTTTACCGAAAAAGCTG GTAATTTGCCAGTTGATTCAGAGTATCTGGACCCATATCTGGGTATAAACAGCATCATGGCCGAGCCAGACTACATGGAGTCTGATAACCCAGAACTAATTAAACCTCATAAATTAATAAATCCAGTGAAAATATCAAGAAACCACCAAGATCTTCATCGTGAACTACTAATGAACCAGAAAAG AGGCCTTTCACCCCAAAACAAACCAGAGTTACAGAAAGTGATGGAGAAGAGGAAACGGGATCAAGTTATTAAACAACAAAAGGAACAAgcagaacagaaaaaaactgaatttgAAATAGAGCTACAGAAGCGGCATCAGATGTTAGAAGAG TTGGAAATGGAGAAGAATAAGACTGAGGAACAAGAAAATAAACCAGAGTTTCTGAAGGTCAAAGGGAACCTCAAGAGAACGAACCAGGAAGCCAATAGTTCTTAG
- the FAM107B gene encoding protein FAM107B isoform X1 has translation MAEPDYMESDNPELIKPHKLINPVKISRNHQDLHRELLMNQKRGLSPQNKPELQKVMEKRKRDQVIKQQKEQAEQKKTEFEIELQKRHQMLEELEMEKNKTEEQENKPEFLKVKGNLKRTNQEANSS, from the exons ATGGCCGAGCCAGACTACATGGAGTCTGATAACCCAGAACTAATTAAACCTCATAAATTAATAAATCCAGTGAAAATATCAAGAAACCACCAAGATCTTCATCGTGAACTACTAATGAACCAGAAAAG AGGCCTTTCACCCCAAAACAAACCAGAGTTACAGAAAGTGATGGAGAAGAGGAAACGGGATCAAGTTATTAAACAACAAAAGGAACAAgcagaacagaaaaaaactgaatttgAAATAGAGCTACAGAAGCGGCATCAGATGTTAGAAGAG TTGGAAATGGAGAAGAATAAGACTGAGGAACAAGAAAATAAACCAGAGTTTCTGAAGGTCAAAGGGAACCTCAAGAGAACGAACCAGGAAGCCAATAGTTCTTAG